In a genomic window of Mageeibacillus indolicus UPII9-5:
- the trxB gene encoding thioredoxin-disulfide reductase, translated as MNLFDVIIVGAGPAGLTAALYAGRAGLKTLVFEAGVPGGKMLSTSDVENWPGSMPTTGPELAEKMTEHAFRFGAEQVNAQITDVHKEGNLVVAVDSEGKVYHSKAIILATGSTERHLGIKGEADYAGMGVSYCAVCDGAFFRNKTVTVIGGGNSAFEEAVYLTKFAKQVYIVLRRDVARADAVPVQQAMDNPKIKVIYNKKPQEILGNGMQVTGVLFADSVTGDTMTLPTDGVFPFVGLSPVTSYIKADVLNKAGFVVAKPDMSTDIPGIFSAGDCRNTVLRQIVTAGGDGAIAAQSANAYVQTWQA; from the coding sequence ATGAACTTATTTGATGTTATTATAGTTGGGGCAGGGCCTGCCGGATTAACGGCCGCTCTATATGCCGGACGAGCCGGATTAAAAACCTTGGTTTTTGAAGCTGGGGTCCCGGGTGGCAAAATGCTGAGTACTTCGGATGTCGAAAACTGGCCCGGCTCGATGCCTACCACCGGCCCTGAGTTGGCCGAAAAAATGACTGAACATGCTTTCCGTTTCGGCGCGGAGCAGGTAAACGCCCAGATTACCGATGTACACAAGGAAGGCAATCTCGTCGTGGCAGTTGACAGTGAAGGTAAGGTTTATCACAGCAAAGCAATTATTTTGGCTACCGGATCAACCGAACGTCATCTCGGAATAAAAGGCGAGGCCGATTATGCCGGAATGGGCGTTTCCTATTGCGCTGTATGTGACGGGGCTTTTTTCAGGAACAAAACCGTTACGGTTATCGGCGGTGGTAATTCTGCCTTTGAAGAAGCCGTTTATCTTACCAAATTCGCCAAACAGGTCTACATCGTTTTGCGGCGTGATGTCGCCCGAGCTGATGCCGTCCCGGTTCAACAAGCGATGGATAATCCGAAAATCAAAGTTATTTACAATAAAAAACCGCAGGAAATTTTAGGTAACGGTATGCAGGTTACCGGGGTTCTTTTTGCCGACAGCGTTACCGGCGATACGATGACTTTGCCGACCGACGGCGTATTCCCCTTCGTCGGCCTTTCTCCTGTCACCTCGTACATAAAGGCTGACGTACTTAACAAGGCCGGATTTGTCGTTGCCAAGCCGGATATGAGTACTGATATTCCCGGTATTTTCAGTGCCGGCGACTGTCGTAATACGGTTTTGCGCCAAATAGTAACTGCCGGCGGAGACGGGGCAATTGCCGCCCAGTCAGCTAATGCCTATGTTCAAACCTGGCAAGCCTAA
- a CDS encoding type I restriction endonuclease subunit R, whose product MPYFNIVAQTTENTVVTEYEPVKTRAGNYQSEAALEKEFIRMLCDQGYEYLTIHHEKDLLANLRTQLEKLNSYHFSETEWDRFFKDSIANRNEGIVEKTRKIQEDNIQVLKRDDGSTKNITLIDKKNIHNNFLQVINQYVIGTAEGAKHDNRYDVTILVNGLPLVHIELKRRGVAIREAFNQINRYQRNSFWAGSGLFEYTQIFVISNGTNTKYYSNSTRFNAIKDINAIATAKRGKTSNSFEFTSFWADANNRVIPDLIDFTRTFFAKHTILNIIAKYCIFTSENMLMVMRPYQITATERILNRIEIANNYKKYGDVAGGGYIWHTTGSGKTLTSFKTARQASFLPYIDKVLFVVDRKDLDYQTMKEYDRFEKGAANSNTSTAILKKQLDDSNAHIIITTIQKLATFIKKNKEHEVYNKHVVIIFDECHRSQFGDMHAAIVKSFKKYHLFGFTGTPIFPTNTGSVRKPQFFTTEQTFGDQLHTYTIVDAINDKNVLPFRVDYVKTMDMGKDIDDEQVWDIAREKAMMAPERIKLVTEYILNNFDRKTYRGDKTYIYNTLTNISEVASGKNGAVEEIKQKQRVSGFNSIFAVASVPMAKLYYQEFKKQMEADPTKKLRIATIYSYGANEAEYDECTSGILDEENSEDTSALDSSSRDFLEAAIKDYNEMFHTNYSTDSDKFQNYYKDVSLRMKNKELDLLIVVNMFLTGFDATTLNTLWVDKNLKMHGLIQAFSRTNRILNSIKTFGNIVCFRNLQKCVDTAISLFGDKNAGGIVLMKGFKDYYYGYEDIDGKLYPGYIDMMDDLTSKFPLSEPQIIGEQNQKDFISLFGAILRMRNLLSAFDEFAGKGMITERDLQDYLCRYQDLRDEWNEKRKKGESTDIIDDIVFEVELIKQIEINIDYILMLVKKYHDSHCEDKEVLVTIKKAIDASPELRSKKALIETFIAEINDVEDVMTEWHDYVAEKREEELVQIIKEEKLKQPETRKFLENAFRDGEIKTTGTDIDKLMPPVSRFGGRNRAVKKQGVIDKLKLFFEKFSGVGGSFTTEKPKFFTYDDAMAQQPVPMVAEDSATHGIKKDVE is encoded by the coding sequence GTGCCATATTTCAATATTGTTGCACAGACAACAGAAAATACAGTTGTTACAGAATATGAGCCGGTAAAAACACGTGCCGGCAATTATCAGTCTGAAGCAGCATTGGAAAAAGAATTTATCCGCATGCTTTGTGATCAGGGATACGAATATCTTACAATACATCATGAAAAAGATTTGCTTGCCAATCTTCGTACTCAGCTTGAGAAACTGAATAGTTACCATTTCTCTGAAACGGAATGGGATAGATTTTTCAAAGATTCCATTGCCAACCGGAATGAAGGAATTGTGGAAAAGACCCGTAAGATTCAGGAAGATAATATTCAGGTGTTAAAGCGTGATGATGGAAGCACAAAGAATATCACGCTTATTGATAAGAAGAACATTCATAACAACTTTCTTCAGGTCATCAATCAGTATGTTATTGGTACTGCCGAAGGTGCAAAGCACGACAATCGCTATGATGTTACGATCCTTGTGAATGGTTTGCCACTTGTTCATATAGAACTAAAACGCCGAGGTGTGGCTATTCGTGAGGCATTCAATCAGATTAACAGATATCAGCGTAATTCGTTCTGGGCTGGAAGCGGTCTGTTTGAATACACACAGATTTTCGTTATCTCAAACGGAACAAATACAAAATACTATTCCAACAGCACACGTTTTAACGCTATCAAGGATATTAATGCTATAGCTACTGCTAAGAGAGGTAAAACAAGTAATAGTTTTGAATTTACTTCCTTCTGGGCAGATGCAAACAATCGTGTCATTCCTGATCTGATTGACTTTACAAGAACATTCTTTGCAAAACATACGATTTTAAATATCATTGCCAAGTACTGCATTTTCACATCAGAAAATATGCTTATGGTAATGCGCCCATATCAGATTACGGCTACAGAGCGTATCTTGAATCGTATCGAGATTGCCAATAACTACAAAAAATATGGTGATGTTGCAGGTGGTGGTTACATCTGGCATACAACAGGTTCAGGTAAGACCCTTACATCATTCAAAACTGCAAGACAAGCTTCATTTCTTCCTTATATCGATAAGGTGTTGTTCGTAGTTGACCGTAAAGATTTGGACTACCAGACAATGAAGGAATATGATCGTTTTGAAAAAGGTGCAGCAAACAGCAATACCTCTACTGCTATTTTGAAAAAGCAGTTAGATGATAGTAATGCTCACATTATCATTACAACTATTCAGAAACTTGCAACATTCATCAAAAAAAATAAAGAACACGAAGTATATAATAAGCACGTGGTTATTATCTTTGACGAATGCCATAGAAGTCAGTTTGGTGATATGCACGCTGCCATTGTAAAAAGCTTTAAGAAATATCATCTGTTCGGCTTTACAGGAACACCAATTTTCCCGACTAATACAGGAAGTGTCCGTAAGCCACAGTTCTTTACAACCGAGCAGACTTTCGGTGACCAGCTCCATACATATACTATTGTCGATGCTATCAATGATAAGAATGTACTTCCGTTCAGAGTTGATTATGTAAAGACAATGGATATGGGTAAAGATATTGATGATGAGCAGGTGTGGGATATTGCCCGTGAAAAGGCTATGATGGCACCTGAAAGAATCAAGCTTGTTACGGAATATATCCTTAATAACTTTGATAGAAAAACCTATCGTGGTGATAAGACTTATATCTATAACACCCTTACAAACATTTCTGAAGTTGCTTCCGGCAAGAATGGTGCGGTAGAAGAAATCAAGCAGAAACAACGAGTAAGTGGATTTAACTCTATCTTTGCCGTTGCCTCTGTTCCGATGGCAAAATTGTATTATCAGGAATTCAAAAAACAAATGGAGGCTGACCCTACCAAAAAACTCCGTATTGCTACTATCTATAGCTATGGTGCAAACGAAGCTGAATATGATGAATGTACAAGCGGTATTCTTGATGAGGAAAATTCAGAAGATACATCTGCACTTGACTCGTCTTCAAGGGATTTCCTTGAGGCTGCTATCAAAGATTATAACGAAATGTTCCATACGAACTACTCTACAGATAGCGACAAATTCCAGAACTATTATAAAGACGTTTCCCTTCGTATGAAGAACAAGGAACTTGATTTACTAATCGTTGTAAATATGTTCCTTACAGGCTTTGATGCCACAACCTTGAATACATTATGGGTTGATAAGAATTTGAAGATGCATGGACTCATTCAAGCATTTTCAAGAACAAACCGCATCCTTAACTCGATTAAGACATTTGGCAACATTGTCTGCTTTAGAAATCTTCAGAAATGTGTTGATACTGCTATTTCACTTTTTGGTGATAAGAATGCAGGGGGTATTGTCCTGATGAAGGGCTTCAAAGATTACTACTATGGCTATGAAGATATTGATGGCAAGTTGTATCCGGGATATATAGATATGATGGATGACCTTACATCAAAATTTCCACTTTCAGAGCCACAAATTATAGGCGAGCAGAATCAGAAGGACTTTATCTCCCTATTTGGTGCAATCCTGCGTATGAGAAACCTTTTGTCTGCATTTGATGAATTCGCCGGCAAAGGAATGATAACTGAGCGTGATTTACAGGATTACCTTTGCAGATATCAGGACTTGCGTGATGAATGGAATGAAAAACGCAAGAAAGGTGAAAGCACAGATATTATTGATGATATTGTCTTTGAGGTTGAACTTATCAAGCAGATTGAAATCAATATCGATTATATCCTTATGCTCGTTAAGAAATACCATGATAGTCACTGTGAAGATAAGGAAGTCCTTGTCACAATCAAAAAAGCTATTGATGCAAGTCCTGAACTTCGTAGCAAGAAGGCTCTTATTGAAACATTTATTGCTGAAATAAATGATGTTGAAGATGTTATGACAGAATGGCATGATTATGTAGCTGAAAAGCGTGAAGAGGAACTTGTTCAGATTATCAAAGAAGAAAAGCTGAAACAACCTGAAACAAGAAAATTCCTTGAGAATGCATTCCGTGACGGTGAAATTAAAACCACAGGTACAGATATTGATAAGCTTATGCCTCCTGTATCTCGTTTCGGTGGCAGAAACAGAGCCGTTAAGAAACAAGGTGTCATCGACAAACTGAAATTATTCTTTGAGAAGTTCTCCGGGGTTGGAGGTTCATTCACTACTGAAAAGCCAAAGTTTTTTACTTACGACGATGCGATGGCTCAACAGCCTGTTCCTATGGTTGCAGAAGATTCCGCAACTCATGGGATAAAGAAAGATGTTGAGTAA
- a CDS encoding restriction endonuclease subunit S → MKLCQYVFGVVFVKLSDIATITRGGNFQKKDFIDTGVPCMHYGQMYTHFGIYATEPLKYISEDVAKKSKMAVKNDIVMAVTSENVEDVCKCTAWLGNENIAVSGHTAIIHHNQNAKYLSYYFHTAMFFAQKKRLAHGTKVIEVTPNALNDIVIPLPSLADQERIVSILDRFDALCNDLSRGLPAEIEARRKQYEYYRDKLLSFE, encoded by the coding sequence ATCAAGCTTTGTCAATATGTATTTGGTGTTGTTTTTGTAAAACTTTCTGATATTGCCACGATCACACGAGGTGGTAACTTCCAAAAGAAAGACTTTATAGACACAGGAGTTCCTTGCATGCATTATGGTCAAATGTATACACACTTTGGTATTTATGCAACTGAACCCTTAAAATATATTAGTGAAGACGTGGCAAAAAAATCAAAGATGGCAGTTAAAAATGATATCGTTATGGCTGTTACAAGTGAAAACGTAGAAGATGTTTGCAAATGCACTGCATGGCTTGGGAATGAGAATATTGCAGTCAGTGGTCACACTGCTATTATTCATCATAATCAGAATGCAAAGTATCTGTCATACTATTTTCATACAGCAATGTTCTTTGCTCAGAAGAAACGTTTAGCACATGGAACAAAGGTTATTGAAGTAACACCAAATGCATTAAATGATATCGTAATTCCACTCCCGTCCTTAGCGGATCAGGAACGCATTGTATCTATCCTCGACCGATTCGACGCGCTCTGCAATGACTTAAGTCGAGGTCTTCCTGCCGAGATTGAGGCAAGACGAAAACAATATGAATATTACAGAGATAAATTACTCAGTTTTGAGTAA
- a CDS encoding metal ABC transporter permease encodes MYLSAWLPEILAYPFMVRAFIVGITVALLSTCIGLVIVLRRLSMVGDALAHTSLAGVTIGLIAGFNPILGAMGSAVTAAFAIEYLRKAFHKYSELSIAIVMSAGIGLAGNLSGFVTGVANFNSFLFGSIVAIDDFEFKLIIVIGAAVLLLSLLFYKELFYITFDEEGAFLAGLPVSAINRMFTVLTALTIAIASRTVGSLVISSLLIIPVATALQLARSYRSTLFISMGLSVLYTVAGLITSFYLDLKPGASIVLISVAGLVIVIVGKKLFHHRHSLHGLIKDIP; translated from the coding sequence ATGTATCTGTCCGCTTGGTTACCGGAAATTTTAGCCTATCCTTTCATGGTGCGCGCCTTCATTGTCGGCATAACTGTCGCCTTGCTTTCAACATGTATCGGTTTGGTTATCGTCCTACGGCGTTTATCCATGGTAGGCGATGCCTTGGCTCATACGTCCCTTGCCGGCGTAACGATCGGCCTTATAGCCGGTTTTAACCCAATTTTGGGAGCAATGGGCAGTGCCGTAACGGCGGCCTTCGCCATCGAATATCTGCGCAAAGCCTTTCACAAGTATTCTGAACTTTCCATAGCGATTGTCATGTCGGCCGGTATCGGCTTAGCGGGTAACCTTTCCGGCTTTGTTACCGGAGTTGCCAATTTTAACAGTTTTCTATTCGGCAGTATCGTTGCCATTGATGACTTTGAATTCAAGCTTATTATCGTAATCGGAGCAGCCGTTCTCCTGCTCAGCCTGCTTTTTTACAAGGAACTTTTCTATATAACCTTCGATGAAGAAGGGGCATTTTTGGCTGGTTTACCCGTATCTGCAATCAACCGCATGTTTACTGTTTTGACCGCCTTGACCATTGCTATCGCTTCGCGTACAGTCGGATCTTTGGTTATTTCTTCACTTCTGATAATTCCGGTGGCCACCGCACTTCAGCTAGCGCGGAGCTATCGTTCTACCCTGTTTATATCGATGGGGCTCAGTGTTCTGTACACGGTTGCCGGTCTGATCACGTCATTTTATTTGGATTTAAAACCCGGGGCCAGTATCGTTTTAATCAGCGTCGCCGGACTTGTAATCGTAATTGTCGGCAAAAAGTTATTTCATCACCGACATTCTTTACACGGCCTTATCAAAGATATACCGTAG
- a CDS encoding type I restriction-modification system subunit M: protein MTLDTKKEQERDELHRAIWAIADELRGAVDGWDFKNYVLGTMFYRYISENITNYINAGEIEAGNTEFDYAQMSDDDAEEARQSLVEEKGFFILPSELFCNVKAKAKGDENLNETLEKVFRHIEESAKGSESESDFAGLFDDFDVNSNKLGSTVAKRNEKLCKLLDGVADMNIGDVKNHDIDAFGDAYEYLMTMYASNAGKSGGEFFTPADVSELLTRIGTVGKTEINKVYDPACGSGSLLLKAEKVLGRDKIRNGFYGQEINITTYNLCRINMFLHDIGFDKFNIACEDTLIAPAHWDDEPFELIVSNPPYSIKWAGDDNPLLINDPRFAPAGVLAPKSKADLAFIMHSLSWLASNGTAAIVCFPGIMYRGGAEQKIRKYLIDNNYVDCIIQLPSNLFFGTSIATCIMVLKKGKEDNKTLFIDATNECIKVTNNNKLTRKNMDKIVDCFANRREIEHFSHLATYDEIAENDYNLSVSTYVEAEDTREKIDIVKLNAEIKEIVAREQVLRDEIDKIIGEIEVG from the coding sequence ATGACCCTAGACACTAAAAAAGAACAGGAACGTGACGAACTTCACCGTGCTATATGGGCAATTGCTGATGAACTTCGTGGTGCAGTAGATGGCTGGGACTTTAAAAACTATGTGCTTGGCACTATGTTCTATAGATATATTTCTGAAAACATTACTAACTATATTAACGCAGGTGAAATTGAAGCCGGCAATACTGAATTCGATTACGCACAGATGTCTGACGATGATGCGGAAGAAGCAAGACAGAGTCTTGTTGAAGAAAAAGGCTTCTTTATCCTTCCCTCAGAACTTTTCTGCAATGTTAAAGCAAAAGCTAAAGGTGATGAGAATCTTAATGAAACACTGGAGAAGGTATTCCGTCATATTGAAGAGTCAGCAAAAGGAAGTGAGTCTGAATCTGATTTTGCAGGTCTTTTTGATGACTTTGATGTAAACAGTAATAAGCTTGGCTCTACAGTAGCAAAGAGAAACGAAAAGCTCTGCAAGCTTCTTGATGGTGTGGCTGATATGAATATTGGGGATGTTAAGAACCACGATATTGATGCATTCGGTGATGCTTATGAATACCTCATGACAATGTATGCATCAAATGCCGGTAAATCAGGTGGTGAGTTCTTTACTCCTGCTGATGTATCAGAACTTCTTACAAGAATTGGTACAGTTGGTAAAACTGAAATTAATAAGGTTTATGACCCTGCCTGTGGTTCAGGTTCGCTGCTTTTAAAGGCAGAAAAAGTACTTGGCAGAGATAAGATTCGTAATGGTTTCTATGGACAGGAAATCAATATCACAACCTACAACCTTTGCCGTATCAACATGTTCCTACATGATATCGGCTTTGATAAATTCAATATTGCTTGTGAAGATACACTTATTGCACCTGCACATTGGGATGATGAGCCATTTGAACTGATTGTTTCAAATCCCCCATATTCTATTAAATGGGCCGGTGATGATAATCCATTACTTATCAATGACCCTCGTTTTGCACCTGCAGGTGTTCTTGCTCCAAAGAGTAAAGCAGACTTAGCTTTCATTATGCACAGTCTTTCCTGGCTTGCGTCAAATGGAACGGCTGCAATTGTATGCTTTCCAGGTATTATGTACCGTGGTGGTGCTGAACAGAAAATCCGTAAATATCTGATTGATAACAACTATGTTGACTGTATTATCCAGTTACCTTCTAATCTTTTCTTCGGTACATCAATAGCAACCTGCATTATGGTGCTTAAGAAAGGTAAAGAAGACAATAAGACTTTATTCATTGATGCGACAAATGAATGCATTAAAGTCACAAATAACAATAAGCTCACCCGGAAAAACATGGATAAGATTGTTGACTGCTTTGCTAACCGTCGAGAAATCGAGCATTTTTCACATCTTGCTACATATGATGAGATTGCAGAAAATGATTACAACCTTTCGGTGTCAACCTATGTCGAAGCTGAGGATACGAGAGAAAAGATTGATATTGTAAAACTTAATGCCGAGATTAAAGAAATCGTTGCTCGTGAGCAGGTCCTTCGTGATGAGATTGATAAAATCATTGGAGAAATCGAGGTGGGATGA
- a CDS encoding phosphatase PAP2 family protein — translation MLVTALFLLLLVSYALINRYNSTAGRDLAVLKWGVDDLTPFCPYMIYFYVSWYLQLALLAWHIWCNPTAKATHHFKLMVGISSLGMALAQVIFIVYPTWCSRENVDLSGVDPLTVLIFNRLHSADAPTNCWPSSHVLISALFAFYYTYYLVSTRLYGRGKTVVLCVLVWIWSIGIWLSTVFIKQHFWPDVVGGLVIAGLVILFERLYQCRRSRRI, via the coding sequence GTGCTGGTAACTGCGCTCTTTTTATTATTGTTGGTTTCTTATGCCCTGATTAACCGATATAACAGTACGGCCGGGCGTGATCTTGCTGTGCTCAAGTGGGGGGTGGACGATTTGACTCCATTTTGCCCTTACATGATATATTTTTATGTGTCTTGGTATTTGCAACTGGCTTTGCTCGCTTGGCACATATGGTGTAACCCGACAGCTAAGGCTACACATCATTTCAAATTGATGGTCGGAATAAGTAGCTTGGGCATGGCACTCGCCCAAGTAATATTCATTGTTTATCCTACTTGGTGCTCACGGGAAAATGTCGACTTGTCCGGGGTTGATCCTCTGACGGTTCTGATTTTTAATCGTCTGCATTCGGCTGACGCACCGACCAACTGTTGGCCAAGCTCACACGTATTAATATCTGCTTTGTTTGCTTTTTATTACACCTACTATTTGGTATCAACCCGTTTATACGGGCGTGGCAAAACTGTCGTTTTATGCGTCTTGGTGTGGATTTGGTCAATTGGTATTTGGCTGTCAACCGTTTTCATTAAACAACATTTTTGGCCGGATGTGGTCGGTGGCTTGGTCATCGCCGGGCTGGTAATATTGTTTGAACGTTTGTATCAATGTAGAAGATCGCGCAGGATCTAG
- a CDS encoding restriction endonuclease subunit S, which produces MSRLGELIQELCPDGVEYKRIDEICVVQNGYTPSKKNNEFWEDGDIPWFRMEDIRQNGRELDDAVQHITSLGVRGSVFPANSLIFATTATVGEHALIKVPFVCNQQLTHIHINDEYIDAIEIRYLFHCAFIIDEMCKNNTKGGSTLPAVDLNKFKSFKIPVPPLEVQREIVRILDNFTELTAELTAELTAELTARKKQYEYYRDMLLTFDARGEAISDVVWRTLGEVCNLQSGKAISAYLISDTQTVENSIPCYGANGLRGYVSTSNESGDKPIVGRQGALCGNVCFATGSYYATEHAVVVTDKGFFNSRFLYHLLVNADLNQYKTAGAQPGLSVARLNEVKVPVPTRTVQDRIANVLDNFDAICSDLNIGLPAEIAARQKQYEYYRDALLTYAATGKIILDRQTDRQTDRQTDRQTDRQTDRQTDRQTSVMR; this is translated from the coding sequence ATGAGCAGATTAGGTGAATTAATTCAGGAATTGTGTCCTGATGGGGTGGAATATAAAAGAATTGACGAAATATGTGTAGTTCAAAATGGATATACACCATCAAAGAAAAATAATGAGTTTTGGGAAGATGGAGATATCCCTTGGTTTCGTATGGAAGATATTCGTCAGAATGGCCGTGAATTGGATGATGCGGTTCAGCATATTACCTCATTAGGAGTGAGAGGTTCTGTATTTCCAGCTAACTCTCTTATTTTTGCTACGACTGCAACCGTTGGTGAACATGCTCTCATAAAGGTGCCATTTGTATGTAATCAGCAGCTCACACACATTCATATTAATGATGAATATATTGATGCTATAGAAATTCGATACTTATTTCATTGTGCCTTTATAATAGATGAAATGTGTAAAAATAACACCAAAGGTGGAAGTACACTTCCTGCGGTTGATTTGAATAAATTCAAGAGTTTTAAGATCCCCGTACCTCCTCTGGAGGTACAACGTGAAATTGTCCGTATTTTGGACAATTTCACGGAGCTTACAGCGGAGCTTACAGCGGAGCTTACAGCGGAGCTTACAGCTCGCAAGAAACAGTATGAATATTATAGAGATATGCTGTTGACTTTCGATGCCCGAGGGGAGGCGATAAGTGATGTTGTATGGAGGACATTGGGCGAGGTTTGCAATCTTCAATCTGGTAAAGCAATTTCTGCATACCTGATTTCTGACACTCAAACAGTAGAAAATTCTATTCCGTGCTATGGGGCAAATGGTCTAAGGGGCTACGTAAGCACATCCAATGAATCAGGTGACAAGCCGATTGTTGGACGACAAGGAGCTCTGTGTGGAAATGTTTGTTTTGCGACTGGTTCCTATTATGCCACAGAGCACGCAGTTGTGGTCACAGATAAGGGCTTTTTCAACAGCAGATTTTTGTATCACCTGCTTGTTAATGCTGATTTGAATCAGTACAAAACCGCAGGAGCTCAACCTGGTCTATCTGTTGCAAGATTGAATGAAGTGAAAGTCCCTGTTCCGACAAGAACAGTACAGGATAGAATTGCCAATGTTCTTGATAACTTCGACGCCATCTGCTCTGACCTCAACATCGGTCTCCCGGCTGAGATTGCAGCACGGCAAAAACAATACGAATATTATCGTGATGCACTCTTGACATACGCAGCAACAGGCAAGATAATCCTTGACAGACAGACAGACAGACAGACAGACAGACAGACAGACAGACAGACAGACAGACAGACAGACAGACAGACAGACAGACAGACAAGCGTGATGCGCTAA
- a CDS encoding virulence RhuM family protein codes for MKKDRREINILRSSAAEYLTFVASTGADEKSIEMRYEDENIWLTQKMMATLYDVDVRTINDHIKKIYSDSELEQSATIRKYRIVQTEGSRQVAREVNHYNLQMIISVGFKVNNEQAVQFRKWANQIVKDYTIQGWVMDDDRLKNSGTVLTKEYFEKQLEKIREIRLSERKFYQKITDIYATALDYDPTAATTKRFFSAVQNKLHYSVHGQTAAEVVYNRANVEKEHMGLTTWDGSPKSKIHAYDVVVAKNYLTEKELFQLGRLVSAYLDFAEAQAERHIPMTMADWEERLNGFLKVWDRDVLQDAGKISAELAKSHALSEFEKYRIVQDRLYQSDFDRILLEDASQGLPETIAKETGKDNGEK; via the coding sequence ATGAAAAAGGACAGGCGTGAAATCAACATCCTTCGTTCCTCCGCTGCGGAATATCTGACATTTGTTGCCTCCACAGGCGCAGACGAAAAGAGCATAGAGATGCGTTACGAAGATGAAAATATCTGGCTGACGCAAAAAATGATGGCTACTTTATATGATGTGGATGTGCGAACCATCAATGACCATATTAAAAAAATATATTCCGATTCAGAATTGGAGCAATCAGCAACTATCCGAAAATATCGGATAGTTCAAACGGAAGGTTCCCGTCAGGTTGCCCGTGAAGTAAATCATTATAATCTGCAAATGATTATTTCAGTTGGCTTCAAGGTGAATAACGAGCAGGCTGTGCAGTTTAGGAAATGGGCAAACCAAATTGTAAAAGATTATACCATTCAGGGTTGGGTTATGGACGATGACCGTCTGAAAAACAGCGGAACGGTGCTGACAAAAGAATATTTTGAAAAGCAGCTGGAAAAAATCCGTGAGATTCGTCTTTCAGAACGAAAATTTTATCAGAAAATTACCGACATTTATGCCACAGCTTTGGATTACGACCCTACCGCAGCGACTACAAAACGCTTTTTTTCGGCGGTACAAAATAAATTGCATTACAGTGTTCACGGGCAAACGGCAGCAGAGGTTGTCTACAACCGAGCAAATGTGGAAAAGGAACACATGGGGCTTACCACATGGGACGGTTCGCCCAAAAGTAAAATTCATGCCTATGATGTTGTGGTAGCGAAAAATTATTTGACCGAAAAGGAGCTTTTCCAGTTGGGACGCTTAGTTTCGGCATATCTGGATTTTGCAGAAGCACAGGCAGAGCGTCACATCCCGATGACAATGGCGGATTGGGAAGAACGGCTGAATGGTTTTTTGAAGGTTTGGGATAGAGATGTATTGCAGGATGCCGGGAAAATATCCGCAGAGCTGGCAAAAAGTCATGCTCTGAGCGAATTTGAAAAATACCGCATCGTACAGGATCGGTTGTATCAAAGCGACTTCGACAGGATATTGTTGGAGGATGCATCGCAGGGCCTGCCGGAAACGATTGCAAAAGAAACCGGGAAGGATAATGGGGAAAAATGA
- a CDS encoding Fur family transcriptional regulator: MSIQSIRTLLNQAGLKFSRQRESILLLLRQSKSPLTAQEITDMLNAKQSGTAKPYWPSTIYRTLDLLLEAKLVTRMEIPSSEHGAYIMHEANADSHFAVCLGCHKITPLPACPIHEIKDELGETGFQVTNHRVEIYGLCSSCKSNANSADEVSAATHSDDAHSCDTHSFDAHSDLSKHTPPERKPSGTHNHINRPYNK, from the coding sequence ATGTCTATTCAGTCAATACGAACTTTACTAAACCAGGCAGGATTAAAATTTTCCAGACAACGTGAGTCGATTTTGCTTTTGCTGCGTCAAAGTAAATCGCCGCTAACGGCTCAGGAAATTACCGATATGTTGAATGCCAAGCAATCAGGAACCGCCAAGCCCTATTGGCCCTCCACCATATATCGCACCCTCGATTTGCTGCTCGAAGCGAAATTGGTCACCCGTATGGAGATTCCGTCCTCTGAGCATGGAGCGTATATCATGCATGAGGCTAATGCAGACAGCCATTTTGCCGTATGCCTCGGGTGTCACAAAATAACACCGTTGCCGGCTTGTCCTATCCATGAGATAAAGGACGAATTAGGTGAAACCGGATTTCAAGTGACTAATCATCGAGTGGAAATTTACGGATTGTGTTCAAGTTGTAAATCGAACGCAAATTCCGCGGATGAAGTTTCTGCGGCAACGCATTCTGACGATGCGCATTCTTGCGATACACATTCTTTCGATGCGCATTCTGACCTTTCGAAACATACGCCGCCGGAGCGAAAACCTTCAGGCACTCACAATCATATCAACCGTCCCTATAACAAATAA